Genomic DNA from Elgaria multicarinata webbii isolate HBS135686 ecotype San Diego chromosome 2, rElgMul1.1.pri, whole genome shotgun sequence:
ACCCCTCTGCAATGGAGAGAAAAGCTCTGATCTCCAAACAGGAGCTGAGCAGAGATAAGTGTCTTTTCCTGCTCAGCACTGAAAAATATTTCCTTTCTCACAGCTTAACAGGGAAATACACTTATcaataagagcttttccctgcaggGCAGAGAGGCAAGGGAATGTAGCTagatgctgctgcagcagctgctgctattGCTGCGTGATTTAGTCCTACCCCCTTCTGAGCCTTGTCCTGTAGAGCCTTGACCTTcctacctctgagtagacatacagtgTACAGCCTAAGACTCCCACCTCAGCTTAAATTGTGGCTATTGCCATATCAGCAGCATGGGAACCAATTATCCATCTTGCTTTCCCTGCTGATTTTTGTACTTGGCTATAGAAGCTGAAGGAAAGAGAGAGCAGTCTGGATTATTTATGTTACCATTTCACAAAGTTAATGAATTTCTGTGCACAGGAAGTTTGTCAGTTAGCAATGCCACattatttattttcccttttctctcttaaCAGATTTCTCAAATCCAGCCTCAAGCTGAAATGAATGTCTTGCAGACTGAAGGAAGCTGAGTGCACTGTCACCACTAACACTGCATTGAAAGGAAGAACTAATCCAGCCATCATCCTGTCTCCTGTCAACATTTGATACCTTACGTTGCCTGTTGGCCACCTGTACAGGACACAGTTACCTTTTCATTCAGCATACATGGAGAGGGACAACGAAGTGTGCAAGCCTGGCTAATAAGACAACAACTTTCCTAGCCAGAGTGGGAGGCAGTCCAATTATAAAAGGATTAGTTTGCATTTAGCCTCCAGGACTTTACCTCTCGCCTGTGCGCCGGACACAAATACAACatctattttcattttatttctttttttgctaGCATTTTTCCTCCCTGGTATTTGTTTCTTCAGTTAGAAATGGGCCCGTGGACTAGAATGTGGCCCATGGACAGGGTTGTTttctttaaatcatggcttgtgTTTTCCCTGGGGCTCTACATGCAGTTCTCCAAAGCTTTGGCCTGTCCAAGTGTGTGCCGCTGTGACCGAAACTTTGTCTATTGTAACGAACGAAGCTTGACCTCAGTGCCTCTTGGAATACCGGAGGGTGTAACCGTACTCTACCTCCACAATAACCAAATTAATAATGCTGGGTTTCCTGCAGAGCTGCACAATGTCCAGTCTGTGCACACAGTCTACCTGTATGGCAACCAGCTGGATGAGTTCCCCATGAATCTGCCCAAGAATGTCAGGGTTCTCCACCTGCAGGAAAACAATATCCAGACCATTTCTCGAGCTGCTCTGGCACAGCTCTTGAAACTGGAAGAGTTGCACTTGGACGACAACTCTATCTCTACCGTAGGGGTTGAGGATGGAGCATTCCGGGAAGCTGTTAGCCTCAAGCTTTTATTCTTGTCCAAGAATCACTTAAGCAGTGTACCAGTTGGCCTTCCAGTGGACTTACAAGAACTACGAGTTGATGAAAACCGAATTGCCATCATATCAGACATGGCCTTCCAGAATCTCACAAGCTTGGAACGTCTCATAGTGGATGGCAACCTCCTTACTAATAAAGGCATCGCAAATGGCACCTTCAGCCACCTCTCCAAACTCAAGGAATTCTCTATAGTACGGAATTCACTAACATACCCTCCCCCTGATCTTCCAGGTACAAACCTACTTAGGCTTTATCTACAGGACAACCAGATATCACACATACCActttcagccttttccaacctccACGAGCTGGAGCGACTTGATATTTCCAACAATCAGCTTCGGATGCTGTCCAAAGGTGTCTTTGACAACCTACACAACCTGAAGCAACTCACAGCAAGGAATAATCCCTGGCTGTGTGATTGTAGTATTAAGTGGGTCACTGAATGGCTCAAGTCAATTCCTTCCTCCATCAATGTTCGAGGTTTCATGTGTCAGGGACCAGAACCCGTCCGAGGTATGGCTGTCAGGGAACTCAACATGAATATATTGTCATGCCCCACAACCACCCCTGATCTGTCATTTGTTACCCCAACTCCCACAACATCAGTGCCAACCACATTGATCCCTACTTCATCATACTTTACCCCAGATAACAGATCCACTCATCCTACCCCCACTGCAGCCACACTCCCCACTGTGCCTGAGAGGAACGATGGAGAAAAAGCGACCCCTCCCTTTTTCGAACGGTTTCAGCTGTTTATCCACATTGTGAATGACACTTGCATCCAAGTCAGCTGGCATTCCCCCTTTAATGTGATGGCATACAAACTTACCTGGGTTAAAATGGGTCACAGTCTGGAAGGAGGCATTATTCAGGAACGGATAGTTAGTGACAAGAAGCAAAACATCAGCTTGACCAGCTTAGCACCCAAATCGACGTACCGGATTTGCTTGGTGCCCTTGGATGATTTTAATAACTACCGAGTTGGTGAGGACACTGTCTGTTCTGAAGGCACCACCAAGGCTTCCTTAATAAGTAACACAGCTTCCAGCCATGAGCAGACCACGTCTCATAACATTGACTCCCCGTTTCTGTTGGCAAGCCTGATCGGGGGGGCAGTGGTATTTGTGCTGGTGGTTCTGCTGAGCGTCTTCTGCTGGCACATGCACAAAAAGGGGCGCTACACTTCACAGAAGTGGAAATACAACCGGGGCCGACGGAAAGATGACTACTGCGAGGCGGGGACCAAGAAGGACAACTCCATCCTGGAGATGACAGAAACCAGCTTTCAGATCGTCTCCTTAAATAATGATCAGCTCCTTAAAGGAGATTTCAGACTGCAGCCCATTTATACCCCAAATGGGGGTGTTAACTACACAGACTGCCACATCCCCAACAATATGCGGTATTGCAACAGCAGTGTCTCAGACCTAGAACATTGTCATACGTGATAGTGAAGGGCTGTGGCAAGACACCTACAACCAGGAGCAAAAACTCAGAGGGCAGAAGCAAACtaaaccttcacacacacacacacacacacacaaacaaaataaaacaaaattacattTGATAAATGTTACACAGATGCGTTTGTGCATTTGAATACTCTGTAATTTATATGGTGTACTATAtaatgggatttaaaaaaaagtgctatCTTTTCTATTTCAAGTTAATTGCAAACGGTTTTGTaactttttgctttttaaatctttaaaaaaaatatattgctGAAGTACTGTACAGGGTCATACAATAAGAACCCAATGCCATGGCAAAGGAAAGAACGCCACATTCTTCAAACATGAACCATTTTGATTTTGGAGCTCTTTTGGGGGATACTGGCTCATACATCTTCCACTAGTTTACAGCTTATCCACTAGATAAGTTTGTGTTAAAAAAGGAATCACTAGAAATGCCTAagccagagcaaaaggcaggagGGATACAAATTTGCCACCTCTGTGGTTTGTAAAATTGGAGTAACTCATGTTAAAACTTCATTGGTCACTTCTACCTATCTTGGGATTTCTTGGTTCCATTTGAAAGGAAACATTAGGTCCTTCCTTCTGTTAAACACTATGAATTTCCACCACATATTAACATTGTTCAAGATACTTCTCACACATTTATGTTTCCTCAAAAAAAGTGGGATGGAAATATCCAAGGCAAAATACTCATTTACTTTTATATTTGCATCAAAATCAGGTCATTTAAGAATATTTCTGACCAGATTTCTCAGAATTCTTCGTCTACATGCAGTTCTTTTTCCCCCTGAAGCGTATTTAGTTTAATCTAGTATTTCCCAGCtgggtgcactccagatgtgctaaactacaactcccattatccccagcaagCCTAACTACATTTACCCATAAAGGTAATGAATGTCACTCATTCCACAAACAATCCAAACAGATCTGATACATTGGCTGGAGTAGAAAGCAATATCTACACACTAACCACTGAAAAGTAGAATAAAAAAATACGCCAAAGTCAATGAAAATATTCCCTTTGCTATTTCTCAGTTTCATATCTATCCATGGCTATGTTAGTCACGCCTATGTTAGTCACACCTTCTCCATGAGAGAGAAAGTGAACCCTGTGGGCATTAAAGTAAATAAACCCCTGTATAAAGTGTTCTGAAGTTTTCTGGGGAGATAAATCCATCATGTCTAAAATAAGTTTTAGTTGCGCAGAAGATGATATGTGTCAAGAAAAAGAATATctggttcaaaaaaattaatagGATCTGTGGGGCTTGTTTTACCATAAGTCCATTCTGCATCTTTTGACAGTCTCACTTACCTTTGTAGAACAAAATACTTGTGTTTGGTGTTTGAAGGACACAAGAATGCTCCTGATTTTGTCTTGATTTCTTCCAGCATTcatttgagaattttgtttaacTTTGTACCTTTGCAAGTGACACATGGGGAATGTATGCTGTACAGCCTATATTAAAATGAAGAAATGCCACCAACACCTTCTCCTTAATTATAGAAGAGCTTGTATAGGAGCAGCTCTGGTGTGGTGTACCAGCTGTCTATGGAAAAACCTGGTGCAGCTCTTAATGTTATGCAAGGGTCTATTATTGGTAGTCTGATGGACATTTCCACCCAGCATGTAGACTCTGCACATGGTTGGGGGGAAGAAACACCCCTTGAGTTCATGTGTGCAGGTTCTGTCACCACATTTAGAATATCACATGGTATTTTACGtctgctggggagggagggcttCCATGTCCACCATGAGGGAAACATACATCCCAGGATATAATGTGACCCTCAGCTAAAAATTTCTGCTTGCTTCAAGCCTTgcatcccctccccctctttttcttttctaattcaaCTCACTTATCCCCACCCACTCCAATGCTCAAAACACATCCATGTGATCTCTAAACTCATGGGAATGGAGCATTCAATGATAAGTCAGCAAACAAattcacatttcttttttttaaaacaacaacaacaacaccaaacccCTCACAAATATTAATCACTTTCTTTGACGTATCTTGATTGGGGGAGTGGCTAAAAAAACCctctcctggtatggaaaagagcCCAGAGACATTGTTGTCTCAATCAAATGGCCTTTAAGTAAAGGCTATCTAACATCACTTTTGAGAAGGATTACTTAAGGTGTTGAGCTGAGGAAGGGGGTGCTTCTTCGTTTACTCAATCTCTTAGAAAACTTGATCCATGCACACAGCTTCTTCAACAACTTGACAACATTCATCCTCCACCATGAGGAGATGGATAAGCACTTTGGTGTATGATGGCAGAGTACAATCATTTCCTAAGGAATTAcatcccttcccccccaccccacccaacgcCTTTTATAACCACATTTTGGATTTCCATTCTATATTCTGTATATTTGCTATTTTCTCCAGCTATAACAGGTATTTTAGGCAACCTGTGTGGCTACTGTAATAGTGAAGTCACTGAACCTTTGCTAAATAAAAGGCTGCCGTATGGTTTGAACTGGTGTAATTTTAGCTAGAAACCTTGATGCAAAGTGTTGTGGTTCTTTTGTCTTTTGACTATGCAAGCTGTTTGCCTGTTGACAAAGGGAAATTCCTTTTAAATGGTGTAGCTGTATGAATCTCCAGAACGAGAAATAGGACACATAGGTATAGTCTATGAGAAAAGTGGATAGAGAAGtgtttttcctcccctttttgttttactagaacctggggtcatccagtgaagttgaatggtgggagattctggacagacaaaaggaagcacttcctcacagtgcatagttaaactagggacttcgctaccacaagatgtggtgacagtcACCAACTAAGATAGTTTTAGAACAGGATTAGACACATGCGTCGAGGATTGCATCCATGGGGAgggactgcagctcagtggtagagcatctgctttacatgcagaaggtcccaagttcgatccccaccctctccaggtaggactggaaaaactcatgcctgaaaccctggggagcagctgccagtcagtgttgagaatactgggctagatggaccaatgacctgacttcatataaggcagcttcctatgttcctatgattggGCTATCAcgatagctatatgctacttccagaatCAGGCAgcatgccagttgctggagaaccaCTGTGTGAGagagctattgccttcatgtccctGCTGCTTATGGCCATTCTGTAGGCATCTGGCTGGTAGAAAAGAGGATGCTGGACCAGATAGCCTTCGGTCAAATCTAGCAGGTTTCTACTTATGTTCTTCACGTATTATGAACATGCTGTAGAAAACACACCCAGACATACAATGGTATCAGCTAACAAAACAGAGTCTATACATATTTTGCAGGATCCAGGAAGGTTGGGGACAGCTATTCTCTGTCAAGAAAGTAAATGTGCCACTTGGGGACACATTTACAAGTGCTTTCTGTGTAGTGGTTGTGTTAATAGTCCTTGCACCTCATGATGGTACACTGCCTTAGCTTAATGACACACTTCCATCTGAAACGGGAGCATTTATGCATTTATGAGTCATTGACAAAAGATATATTTTCATTCTAATCCTAAACACATTACATAAAAGGTATTCTGACTGATATTTAACCCCCATTAAAGCTTCTATCCTCTCTCCCCTTTGCTCCCCATAATTGGTTTAGTTCTGCGGAGGTAGTTTAGTCTTCTTCAAGAAGATCCTTCTCTCAAGAAAGGTGGGGAGCATTATATCtcatagattttttttcctaaagcagaTATTACAGCTCATTCTTAAACAAGAAGCGTTGGGCTCCCTGAACAAACTCCCACAGCCCCCATGTAAATGGGGTACTCTCGAGACTGGCTTGCATGCATTTCTGTGCTCCTTTGCCTAGATAGTTGCTACATGGATGCTTTCTTCccacaaagcagaggtggggaacctgtggccttccagatgttgtcagactacaATTTCCCTCATCCCTCATCCCTGATGCCCCAAAAAGGGCAAAGGGATAGAACAaagggtgcttttttaaaatacgATAAACCAAACCTGAGGTGTTttgggcccttaggtccttcctcagggcaatATGACTCACAGTGTAAGGCAAATCATCTACTTCGTAACCCTCAGTCTCCTAAGGATCTGAAATGAGTTGGATTTGGTTTATCTATTAAAAAACACCCTTTGTTGTACTACTTTGCCTTTGACTTTTTTGGCATCTCTGGTGGGGTTTCTGTCTTTGGCTTATCCCTCATCACGGGCCATGTTGGCTGGTGCTGAagggagttcaacaacatctggaaggacaccaGTTTCCCACACTGTTACAAAGACTTgcatttaagaatataagaattgccttgctggatgagGCAGAGATATCTAGTCAGCATTATGCTTCCCAACCCACTCACCCTGCCCCAAATCCAGAAGCTCCCAAGCAAGGCATGAAGGTGAAGCCCAACTGCTGCTATTTGTCCTCAGCATTTGATGGTTGTGAGTGAAggaggtgagacaataaagagacaATGCAACTGTATGGATagaaattgggccacatttattaaattttatcTGCAAAAGGGGATCCCTGGGTGGCTACTTCACTATGCTGGCACTTGCCGGTCAATAAAATCAGGTGAAATGGTCTTTGCCTCCTGGATGTCAATTAGAACCAGCACCCCTCAGGATTTTCCCATTTGTGGAAAGGGAGGGATATCCCCTGTCACATCCCCCGAGCCATAAAACTCCAGGTGTGCAAGGTGAGATGGCCCCACAAGCAATCCTTCTCCCTCCACTGGGGCCACAAAATCCTCAATGGGAGGCCTCAGGCATCATCTGTTACCACCAACAATGCTTCAGAATGATCAGCATCCCTATCCAGATAAACATAGGCTGCCCATTCCAGTCTACCTAGGAGGATATGACCAAAAGAAAACGCACCGAATCATTTTAACATGATCCCACCCCACTTTCAGTGTGCAtgaggcaaacaacaacaacaacaacaacaacacacacaaacacagcatgCCAATCGGACTGTGTGCCAAAAAATTTCTGCCCCAATGTATAAGCTTTCCCCATATAGAATTGTTTACGATTTGGGTGGGTTCCATGAGATTGTTATACATCGATTCACCagatcattaaaacaacaacaaaaccaagatTTGCAGGAAGTGATCTGAAAGATGACCATACACAAGACATGTTTTAGCAACTTAAATTTTGGTGCCATTTCCCATGGGTGCTCTCCACACACTCCTCAAAACTTTAGAGCAGTGTTTCCTGATACTGTATAATTGTATTAGGAAACACTGCTCTCCATTTAGTTTACCCAAATTCCATTTAGTTTACCCAAATTTAAGCACTAAAGCTGTCATAGTGCTACGAGTTGAAAACCCAGATTTAGAACCTATTcaaacgacacgctaaaccatgatagctaagcattttgagcaaaacattatggcttagtgtctcatgtgaaccattcctaaccacagtttgaacatgctcggtaaccatttgctacaaaagggtgagcagcctaactatggcatagtgcgttgtctgaacaggccctaaatgGTTATGAAGGGTAGCTGTGGGAAATAGATGCTAATTCTATGTAATGTTGCTGACTTCCCTTTCACAAACATTATATAAAGACTTTATGATCGGGAATGATGCTTATATTTATGGCTGATAAACTCAAACTTAGTGTACAAAATATCAAGTTCATATCAGCCCTATCTCATATCAGCATGGACAAACACCAAACTTGAGCATCAGCACACTGTTTCTATCCACAGACCAAACATGTGGCTGTGATCACAGGCAAGCTGatagagagagaggccttagctagacctaccttatagtccgcgacggaggaggaaagatctcacattgtgattaatgcaacatccctcctccgtttacatgtgatgcaatgacctcaggaagaaaggcatcgcgcccgccattttttatttttaaagaaagaggagtgcacgaacggtcgtgcgcaaaggtaggtgcttttttaaaaaataatttaatttcccctcttccccccaccctacccctgatgagcGCACCAGCTTCGtgtgaggaatcgcacggagccgggtcaaattGCAGCAACGGGCCatatgttccacggtcttggactcagcccgagaccgcagaaaaagcaggcccaaaggggagggtgagatcccagggtaagggagggatgatccctccctgatccctggatcccctgtgcgtcatgtggacgcacagggacaatcccagggttcgccccaggatttcacctgatctagctaaggccatactcaCCCTCCAAAGCTAACATGAGGTGTCAATGTACGCACAGGCTCTGGCAAGTGTTACATAATCTCAGAGGCTAGGCAGAATGGAAGCATAATTTAACAACATGATGTCACATGCATcagaactagtgctgtgccaaaaatttctcccatgaaaattttgacgatcctcattcaatttgatagaaagtaaattgcttttgaaaagaaattcaaaggagaagaaatttcggagaaattctcatgggcttggttcagggttcttgtgcttaccttacttatgagatggctgaggggtGCATGTGTTAGTGTCCTTTCTTTCACTGTAAAATGATCTCTCTGACagactgtagcctccttggctttctgcacttcccacccaggggaagacatcatagaATTATTCTTCccattgggccttttcagataAGGAAGTGCAAGCAGCCTGGTAGACTGTAGAGCattggtgagatgtgtaatatagtgtaaccatatggaaaggaggacatggctcctgtatctttaacagttatacagaaaggcagatttcagcaggggtcacttctatgcatgcagcacctggtggaatcccctcttcatcccaactgttaaagctgtaggagtcctgccctcttttgtatctggtcaagagggcagggctcctgcagttttaactgctgtgatgaagagggaatttcaccaggtgctgcatgcatacacatgacacctgctgaaattcccttttctatacaactgttaaagatacaggagccatgtcctcctttccatatggtcaccctatctaaaagaaagaaacatacaGACAGTACCCTTAGCCAGCTCACAGTGATTACTTACAGTCAAAAACACcatcaacacacattcaaaataaattataaactgccctgaggataatgcagaaaaatggaagcccctgtcatggggaaagaaaactttcaggaaattcctgagatgtttttcttttcttaccccctagaaataaaaagacactttccagaattttttccacatttttttttcaccattattttttgtggtgcctgcattctcttccctcaaTGCCTGGGAGTGATGCtaagtatatggggcattgtggggcaTGCAAAAGGAGGGGGCAGACTGCggacacagttgatgctgttgccacttccaGTGGcagtacaaaaaagaaaaagaaaaacaccttaggaaagaaagaaagaaagaaagagagagagagagagagagagagagagagagagagagagagagagagagagagaaagaagctgttctatagCCCTTGCAAATGGTGATGCCTacttgtgagaaactgttgaacaATTTTTCcgctccctggagaaattcattgaaattttcccccaatttctctacccacaaagagggtggagaattttgagaggctgtttGTGGACAGTTCTAATCAGAACTCATATTAACCTGATGGCCCAAAACTATTTTAATTGCAGAGGAGCCTGTGTGGTAACATAGCAGCTGCCATCTTGCCTCCCAATATAAGTCCACTTCAGAAGAACCCTCTCTGGATctagtaaatgtgtgtgtgtttgctggggGCAGGGGTAAGACTGAACCAGTTGATCTCACCCCCAACATCAATGTGCCCCACCAGTTCTATCCATGGACCTCTATGATTCCTGATTGCATGGAGGAGCCAATGTGTGTACAAGCCACACATGTATTGCATCTCCCTTTAGGCCACTGTTAAATGTGCAATGGTCCGGAGGCATAGTTGGTGAGTTCAGTGATGGGGTGGCTACAATGGGTGCAGCCCTCCTCCCACTCCCTGCAAGGACGGCTCTTCTGAAATGGGCTATATAGCCAGCAATATCCCAGTACAAATGCAATTTTGGGGCAGAGAAAGGTGGATGACATGCATTGGGAAGTCTCTAACTGGGATGGGAGTGGGAACATGCCTTAATTCTATGTCATCGAGAG
This window encodes:
- the FLRT2 gene encoding leucine-rich repeat transmembrane protein FLRT2 → MGPWTRMWPMDRVVFFKSWLVFSLGLYMQFSKALACPSVCRCDRNFVYCNERSLTSVPLGIPEGVTVLYLHNNQINNAGFPAELHNVQSVHTVYLYGNQLDEFPMNLPKNVRVLHLQENNIQTISRAALAQLLKLEELHLDDNSISTVGVEDGAFREAVSLKLLFLSKNHLSSVPVGLPVDLQELRVDENRIAIISDMAFQNLTSLERLIVDGNLLTNKGIANGTFSHLSKLKEFSIVRNSLTYPPPDLPGTNLLRLYLQDNQISHIPLSAFSNLHELERLDISNNQLRMLSKGVFDNLHNLKQLTARNNPWLCDCSIKWVTEWLKSIPSSINVRGFMCQGPEPVRGMAVRELNMNILSCPTTTPDLSFVTPTPTTSVPTTLIPTSSYFTPDNRSTHPTPTAATLPTVPERNDGEKATPPFFERFQLFIHIVNDTCIQVSWHSPFNVMAYKLTWVKMGHSLEGGIIQERIVSDKKQNISLTSLAPKSTYRICLVPLDDFNNYRVGEDTVCSEGTTKASLISNTASSHEQTTSHNIDSPFLLASLIGGAVVFVLVVLLSVFCWHMHKKGRYTSQKWKYNRGRRKDDYCEAGTKKDNSILEMTETSFQIVSLNNDQLLKGDFRLQPIYTPNGGVNYTDCHIPNNMRYCNSSVSDLEHCHT